The genomic stretch GGCTGACGTACAAGCAGTGCGACCAGCGAAAACCTGAAGTACACATGGATGACCGCACCCGCGGATCGGCCCCCGGCCACTGGCCAGGGCTCCAGCGGCAAGGGGAGGACCGGGGACATGGACGAACTGCCCATCGGGCGGCGGGTGGCCTACTGGCGCGGGCGGCGCAAGATGTCGCAACAGGTCTTCGCCGACCGACTGGGCAAGTCCAAGAGCTGGGTCGACAAGATCGAGCGCGGGGTGCGGCGGCTGGACAAGTTCTCCGTGCTCTACGAGATCGCCGACATCCTCCAGATCGACGTGCAACTGCTGCTCGGCAAGGACCCGGAGCGGCGCACCGACACCATGAACTGCATCGATCAGGTCGAGGTCGAGGAGATCCGGGCCGCCCTGGAGCGGTACGACTCGATCAGCGCCTACTTCGACGCCAAGCCGGACCCGCCACCGCTGGCCGACATGGGCAAGGCCGTCACCCACGCCTGGCTCACCTACCAGTACGGCCGCTACGGGATGCTGACCCGGGCGCTGCCGAAGCTGCTGCGCGACGCCCAGGCCGCCGACGCCGCGTACGGCGGTGAACAGGCCAGGCGTGCCGCGAACCTGCTTGGGCAGGTCTACCAGATCGCCTCCTCGGTGCTGCGCAAGCTGGGGGAGTCCGACCTGTCCTGGCTCGCCGCCGACCGCTCCATCGCGGTCGCCCAGCGCGCCGACGACCAACTGCTCGCCGGGATCGCCACCACCCGGGTCTGCAACGCCCTGCTCGCCATGGGACGACCCCGCTCCGCGCTGGAACTCAACGTCCGGATCGCCGACCGGATCGAGCTGGGCGGGGGCACCGACAACCGGGCCGACCGGCTCTCGGTCTATGGGATACTGCTGTTACAGGGCGCGATGGCCGCCGCCCGGACCGGCGACACCTCCACCGTCGTCGACCTGCTCGCCGAGGCCTCCGACGCCGCCCGCGAACTCGGCAGCGACCAGAACCACTACTGGACGTCGTTCGGGCCGACCAACGTCGAGCTGCACCGTGCGGCGGCCGCCGTCGAGTTGGGTGACGGCGGGCGGGCCGTCGAGATCCACCGCACCAGGATCGTCAACCTGCCGTTCGACGCCATGCTGCCCGAACGCCGGGCCCACCACCTGCTCGACCAGGCCCGCGCCTACTCTCAGATGGGGGACATGGCCAACGCCGGGGAGATGCTGCTGCGCGGCGACCGGCTGGCGGCGTCCGAGATCCGCTGCCGGCCGATCGCCCACGAGGTCATGTCCGAGGTCCTGCGTCGCACACGGGGTGCGCCGCCTTCTCCGATCGCGGAGTTGGCTGAGCACATGGGAGTAGGAGTATGAACTCGGAGCCGGTATGACCGGTTCGCACCGCCACGACGGGCACCAAGAGGTGCTGTACATCATCGCCTGCGGTTCGCCGTTGGCCCGAGACGTGGGCCGGCTCGTCGAGCTGGCCCAACAGGACGGCTGGGACGTCTGCGTGATCACCACGCCGGACGGCGCCAAGTTCGTCGACCGCACCACGCTGGCTCGCCAGACCGGCCACCCGGTGCGTACGCACTACAAGAACCCGGGGGACCCGGACGTCCTGCCGTCGGCCGACGCCATCATCGTCTGCCCGGCCACCGTCAACACGGTCAACAAATGGGTCGCCGGCATCGCCGACACCCTCGCCCTCGGGTTGCTGGTGGAGGCACAGGGCCGGGGCGTACCGCTGGTCGCCGTGCCGTACACCAACGCGGCGATGGCCGCACACCCGGCCTTTCAGTCCGGGATCGCCCGACTGGCGGAGTGGGGGGTGACCGTGCTCTTCGGCGAGGACGTCTTCCCCCTGCACCCGCCCGGGACCGGAGAACGCCATCAACACGCCTTCCCCTGGGCCCTGCCGCTGACCGCCCTGCGCGACCAGCTCTGCCGGACCGGGTGAACGCCGGGCGGCACGCCGGGTGGTCCGGGTGAAAGGAAGGGCACCTTATTAACGCCTCCGGTAGTACAGGGGTCCCCTGCAATCACCCCACCACCCCGGATGCCGCAGCCCGGGCCGTGGCCACCGCCACGGCCCGGGCACGTCTCCGACAACAGGCTGTCGGCAACGCCGACGCCGGTAGCGCCTGCGGGTGCGGGTGAGGTGTCCGGGGTCGGCCGGGTGACGTCCCGGAGTGCCGCCGACGCCGGTAAGCTGGCCCGCCGTGAGCACAACCGCAGCCGTGCCGACCGTCGCCGACGTCGTGGCCGAGCTGGAGCGGCGCTATCCGCCCACCTGGGCCGAGGAGTGGGACAAGGTCGGGCTGGTGCTCGGCGAGCCCGGCGCCCCGGTCCGCCGGATCCTCTGCGTCGTCGACGTGGTCCCGGAGACCGTCGCCGAGGCATTCGCCGCCCGTGCTGACATGATCATCGCGCACCACCCGCTGCTGCTGCGTGGCGTCTCGTCGGTGGCGCCGACCACGTACAAGGGCCGGATCATCCACCAACTGATCAAGGCCGACGTCGCGTTGTACGTCGCCCACACCAACGCCGACGTCGCCGTACCCGGGGTCTCCGACGCCCTCGCCCACCGGCTCGGCCTGACGGACCTGCGCCCGCTGCAACCGTCCCGGCCGGGCAGCCCCGCCGCCGGCGAGGGCCGGGGCGTCGGGCGGATCGGCCGGCTGCCACAGCCGCTGACCCTGGCCGAGCTGGCCCGGCACGCCGCCACCGTGCTGCCCACCACCGCCATCGGCGTACGCGCCGCAGGCGACCCGGACCGGATCGTGCGTACGCTGGCAGTCTGCGGCGGCGCGGGGGACAGTTTCCTGGCCGACGCGACCGCCGCCGGGGTGGACGCCTACCTCACCGCAGATCTGCGTCACCACCCGACCGGCGAACACCTCGCCACCGGTGGACCGGCGCTGCTCGACGCCACCCACTGGGCCACCGAACGGCCCTGGCTCGACGACCTGGCCACCGGGTTGCGCGCCACGATGCCCGATGTCGAGACCCTCGTGTCCGACCTGGACACCGACCCGTGGACCGTACACGCCGCCTCACCCGCCGCTCCGGAGCGATCCGCAGCGGACGACAAGGAGCCCCGACCGTGAAGGCTGACCCCCAGGTCCAGCGCCGCCTGCTCGACCTCCAGGCGATCGACACCGCCCTCGCCCAGCTCGCCCACCGCCGCCGGGCGCTGCCCGAGCGCGCCGAACTGGAGGCCCTCGCCCGGGAGTTGTCGTCGCTGGAGGACGAGCGGGTCCGCGCCCAGGTGGCCGTGGACGACCTGGACCGGGACATCGCCCGGCTGGAGAAGGACGTCGACCAGGTACGCGCGCGCAAGAAGAAGGACGAGGACCGGCTCGCCGCCGGTGGCGGTCCGGCCCGCGAACTGGAGGCGCTCCAGCACGAACTGGTCTCGCTGAACCGCCGGCAGAGCGACCTGGAGGACGCCGAGCTGGAGCTGATGGAGCAGCGGGAGACCGCCCAGTCGGTGCTCGACGGGGTGGAGCAGCGGCTGGCCGAGGCGCGCGAGCGGCGGGCCGCCACCGAGCAGCGCCGCGACGACGCCCTGGCCGATATCGGCCGCGAGGAGGAGTTCAAGCGCTCCGCCCGGCAGCCGCTCGCCGGTGACCTCCCCGCCGACCTGGTGCAGCTCTACGACAAGATCCGCACCGACACCGGGCTGGGCGCCGCGCTGCTGACCACCGGCCGCTGCGGCGGGTGCCGGCTGGACCTCTCCGGCGCCGACCTGGCCCGGATTCGCAAGACCGACCCCGACGAGGTGGTCCGCTGCGAGGACTGTCGCCGGATCATGGTCCGCACCAACGAGTCCGGGCTGTAGCCGGTGGCGCCGCGTACCGTGCTGGTCGAGGCCGACGGCGGCTCCCGGGGCAACCCCGGCCCGGCCGGCTACGGCGTGGTCGTCCGTGACCAGGCGACCGGCGAGGTGCTGGCCGAACGCAGCGAGTCGATCGGCACCGCCACCAACAACGTCGCCGAGTACCAGGGCATGATCGCCGGGCTGACCGCCGCCGCCGAACTGGGCGCCGCCGAGGTCGAGATCCGGATGGACTCCAAGCTGGTGGTCGAGCAGATGAGCGGCCGGTGGCAGATCAAGCACCCCGGGCTGCGTCCGCTCGCCGCCCAGGCCGCCCAGATCGTCAGCCGGTTCGACGCGGTCCGCTTCACCTGGATCCCCCGGGACCGCAACACCCACGCCGACCGGCTGGCCAACGCCGCGATGGACGCCGCCGCCATGTCGGGCACCGCCACTCCGACCGTCACGCCACCGCGTACCGTCGAATCACCGCGCCGCCTCGGCGGCCCGGAACCGGCCGGCGGCGGCGCGAGGCAGGTCGCCGCCCGCGCCGAACCGCCCGGCACCGACCCGAGCAGCGCCCCGGTCTCCTGGGAGCCGCGCCCCAGCTTCACCGCCACCCGGCTGATCCTGGTCCGGCACGGCGAGACCGAGTACACCGAACAGGGCCGCTACTCCGGACGCGGCGACATCCCGCTCTCCGCGAAGGGCAAGGCCCAGGTGCGGGCCACCGCCGCCCGGGTCGCCGCGCTCGCCCCCGACACCGCCGCCGTGGTCAGCTCACCGCTGTCCCGGTGTACAGCGACCGCCGAGGCCATCGCCGCCGCCGTCGGCGACATCCCGGTACGCCGCGACGACGAGCTGATCGAGTGCGACTTCGGCGCCTGGGAGGGCCGGACCTTCGCCGAGGTACGCGAAGGATGGGCCGGTGAACTCGACGCCTGGCTCGCCTCGCCCCGGATCGCCCCACCCGACGGCGAGTCCTTC from Micromonospora craniellae encodes the following:
- a CDS encoding bifunctional RNase H/acid phosphatase → MAPRTVLVEADGGSRGNPGPAGYGVVVRDQATGEVLAERSESIGTATNNVAEYQGMIAGLTAAAELGAAEVEIRMDSKLVVEQMSGRWQIKHPGLRPLAAQAAQIVSRFDAVRFTWIPRDRNTHADRLANAAMDAAAMSGTATPTVTPPRTVESPRRLGGPEPAGGGARQVAARAEPPGTDPSSAPVSWEPRPSFTATRLILVRHGETEYTEQGRYSGRGDIPLSAKGKAQVRATAARVAALAPDTAAVVSSPLSRCTATAEAIAAAVGDIPVRRDDELIECDFGAWEGRTFAEVREGWAGELDAWLASPRIAPPDGESFDEVAQRCTRVVERLLAAYPGQTVVVVSHVSPIKLMLRDALAATDAFLHRLYLDAAGISILDRWPDGGIAVRSVNETPYLP
- a CDS encoding helix-turn-helix domain-containing protein, which codes for MDELPIGRRVAYWRGRRKMSQQVFADRLGKSKSWVDKIERGVRRLDKFSVLYEIADILQIDVQLLLGKDPERRTDTMNCIDQVEVEEIRAALERYDSISAYFDAKPDPPPLADMGKAVTHAWLTYQYGRYGMLTRALPKLLRDAQAADAAYGGEQARRAANLLGQVYQIASSVLRKLGESDLSWLAADRSIAVAQRADDQLLAGIATTRVCNALLAMGRPRSALELNVRIADRIELGGGTDNRADRLSVYGILLLQGAMAAARTGDTSTVVDLLAEASDAARELGSDQNHYWTSFGPTNVELHRAAAAVELGDGGRAVEIHRTRIVNLPFDAMLPERRAHHLLDQARAYSQMGDMANAGEMLLRGDRLAASEIRCRPIAHEVMSEVLRRTRGAPPSPIAELAEHMGVGV
- a CDS encoding zinc ribbon domain-containing protein, with product MKADPQVQRRLLDLQAIDTALAQLAHRRRALPERAELEALARELSSLEDERVRAQVAVDDLDRDIARLEKDVDQVRARKKKDEDRLAAGGGPARELEALQHELVSLNRRQSDLEDAELELMEQRETAQSVLDGVEQRLAEARERRAATEQRRDDALADIGREEEFKRSARQPLAGDLPADLVQLYDKIRTDTGLGAALLTTGRCGGCRLDLSGADLARIRKTDPDEVVRCEDCRRIMVRTNESGL
- a CDS encoding flavoprotein yields the protein MTGSHRHDGHQEVLYIIACGSPLARDVGRLVELAQQDGWDVCVITTPDGAKFVDRTTLARQTGHPVRTHYKNPGDPDVLPSADAIIVCPATVNTVNKWVAGIADTLALGLLVEAQGRGVPLVAVPYTNAAMAAHPAFQSGIARLAEWGVTVLFGEDVFPLHPPGTGERHQHAFPWALPLTALRDQLCRTG
- a CDS encoding Nif3-like dinuclear metal center hexameric protein, whose translation is MSTTAAVPTVADVVAELERRYPPTWAEEWDKVGLVLGEPGAPVRRILCVVDVVPETVAEAFAARADMIIAHHPLLLRGVSSVAPTTYKGRIIHQLIKADVALYVAHTNADVAVPGVSDALAHRLGLTDLRPLQPSRPGSPAAGEGRGVGRIGRLPQPLTLAELARHAATVLPTTAIGVRAAGDPDRIVRTLAVCGGAGDSFLADATAAGVDAYLTADLRHHPTGEHLATGGPALLDATHWATERPWLDDLATGLRATMPDVETLVSDLDTDPWTVHAASPAAPERSAADDKEPRP